One Streptomyces sp. NBC_00554 DNA segment encodes these proteins:
- a CDS encoding glycosyltransferase family 87 protein produces MPSAETTRASVREPEPVRPTREDEVAATGSELIGGPIGRRALLGTSWWTPVRVVALVAIGVFALGMVQKLPCYDGAWFFGASSQYTHACYSDIPHLYQGRGFADGLVPYFDRLPGDMEYLEYPVLTGVFMEVASWLTPGSGSIQDQEQIYWMVNAGMLMVCAAVIAVCTARTHRRRPWDGLLVALAPAFALTATINWDLLAVALLAAAMLMWSRGRVLAFGVLIGLATAAKFYPFLLLGPLFLLCWRAGKWREFGTALLGAVGAWLVVNLPVMYLAPDGWAKFYSFSQERGVDFGSIFLFLSNWLKITITADAANTWALIMMLLVCVGLTAVTLTAPRRPRFAQLAFLIVAAFILTNKVYSPQYVLWLVPLAALARPRWRDFLIWQACEVAYFLGIWMYLAYTTSGDAHKGLPTEGYQVAIAVHLLGTLYLCAVVVRDIFMPERDMVRRAGDDDPSGGVLDGAEDVFVFGAAAHPPRHAAHFEGPQVEWGSGSATAGDRSP; encoded by the coding sequence ATGCCCAGTGCAGAGACGACGCGAGCGAGCGTCCGCGAGCCGGAGCCGGTACGGCCGACCAGGGAAGACGAGGTCGCCGCGACCGGCAGTGAGCTGATCGGCGGTCCCATCGGACGACGGGCCCTTCTCGGGACGTCCTGGTGGACCCCCGTACGGGTCGTCGCACTCGTGGCGATCGGTGTGTTCGCCCTTGGCATGGTGCAGAAGCTGCCGTGCTACGACGGCGCATGGTTCTTCGGGGCCAGCTCCCAGTACACGCACGCGTGCTACTCGGACATCCCGCACCTTTATCAGGGGCGCGGCTTCGCCGACGGCCTTGTGCCGTACTTCGACAGGCTCCCCGGCGACATGGAGTACCTCGAGTACCCGGTGCTGACCGGCGTGTTCATGGAGGTCGCGTCCTGGCTCACTCCGGGCAGCGGCAGCATCCAGGACCAGGAGCAGATCTACTGGATGGTCAACGCCGGGATGCTGATGGTGTGCGCGGCGGTCATCGCCGTATGCACCGCGCGCACCCACCGTAGGCGGCCCTGGGACGGCCTTCTGGTCGCCCTGGCGCCCGCTTTTGCGCTCACGGCCACCATCAACTGGGATCTCCTCGCTGTGGCCCTCCTGGCCGCCGCGATGCTCATGTGGTCGCGAGGCCGTGTTCTGGCGTTCGGTGTGCTCATCGGGCTCGCCACGGCCGCCAAGTTCTATCCGTTCCTGCTGCTCGGACCGCTGTTCCTGCTGTGCTGGCGAGCGGGTAAATGGCGAGAGTTCGGGACCGCGCTGCTCGGCGCGGTCGGAGCCTGGCTCGTCGTGAATCTTCCGGTGATGTATCTCGCGCCGGACGGGTGGGCGAAGTTCTACAGCTTCAGCCAAGAACGGGGCGTCGACTTCGGTTCGATCTTCCTGTTCCTCTCGAACTGGTTGAAGATCACGATCACCGCCGACGCGGCGAACACGTGGGCGCTGATCATGATGCTGCTCGTCTGCGTGGGCCTGACCGCGGTCACGCTCACCGCCCCGCGCCGCCCCCGCTTCGCTCAGCTCGCCTTCCTGATCGTCGCGGCCTTCATCCTCACCAACAAGGTCTACTCACCGCAGTACGTGCTGTGGCTGGTCCCCCTCGCCGCGTTGGCTCGGCCGCGCTGGCGGGACTTCCTGATCTGGCAGGCGTGCGAGGTCGCGTACTTCCTGGGGATCTGGATGTACCTCGCCTACACGACCAGCGGGGACGCTCACAAGGGTCTGCCGACCGAGGGCTACCAAGTCGCCATCGCTGTCCACCTGTTGGGGACGCTGTACCTGTGCGCCGTGGTCGTGCGCGACATCTTCATGCCTGAGCGGGACATGGTGCGCCGAGCCGGTGACGACGATCCGTCGGGTGGGGTGCTGGACGGTGCGGAGGACGTCTTCGTGTTCGGGGCCGCGGCCCATCCGCCGCGGCACGCCGCGCACTTCGAGGGGCCCCAGGTGGAGTGGGGCAGCGGAAGCGCGACCGCTGGAGACCGTTCGCCCTGA